The Euphorbia lathyris chromosome 2, ddEupLath1.1, whole genome shotgun sequence genome includes a window with the following:
- the LOC136220304 gene encoding peroxidase 71-like, producing the protein MKIGYSNVATFFVIVFVLIICSPAEGQGTRVGFYATTCPRAEAIVRSAVQSQLTSNPEIAPGLLRMHFHDCFVQGCDGSVLIDGPNTEKSAVQNIGLNGYNVIDNAKSQVEAACPGIVSCADILALAARDSVVLTSGRTWQVPTGRRDGRISLQSEANTLPGFRTSVADQTKLFTDRGLNTQDLVALVGGHTIGTTSCALFSYRLYNTTTTVSDPSINPAFLPQLQTLCPQGGNGGTRVALDTGSQNRFDSSYFTNLINGRGILESDQVLWTDASTRPFVQRFAGVAGNFNAEFARSMVKMSNIGVKTGTQGEIRRLCSAIN; encoded by the exons ATGAAAATTGGGTATAGTAACGTTGCTACCTTCTTTGTCATAGTGTTTGTCTTGATCATTTGTAGCCCAGCAGAAGGACAAGGCACTCGTGTTGGGTTCTATGCTACCACATGTCCTCGAGCTGAAGCCATTGTACGCTCAGCTGTCCAATCTCAGTTGACTTCTAATCCTGAAATTGCACCTGGTTTGCTAAGGATGCATTTTCATGATTGCTTCGTTCAAGGTTGCGATGGTTCTGTCTTAATTGATGGACCCAATACTGAGAAATCAGCCGTTCAAAATATTGGTTTGAATGGTTACAACGTTATTGATAATGCTAAGTCCCAGGTCGAAGCAGCTTGTCCTGGAATTGTTTCTTGCGCTGATATTCTCGCACTTGCTGCTCGAGATTCTGTTGTTCTC ACAAGTGGACGAACTTGGCAAGTGCCTACTGGACGTAGAGATGGACGAATCTCATTGCAATCTGAAGCTAATACTTTGCCTGGATTCAGAACCTCCGTTGCTGACCAAACCAAATTGTTTACTGATAGGGGTCTCAACACTCAAGACCTTGTTGCACTTGTCG GAGGACATACAATTGGAACAACATCATGCGCACTGTTTAGTTACAGATTATATAATACTACTACTACTGTTTCAGACCCTTCAATTAATCCTGCATTCCTTCCTCAATTACAAACGCTATGTCCCCAGGGCGGAAATGGGGGAACTCGGGTGGCATTAGACACTGGCAGCCAAAACAGATTTGATTCTTCATACTTCACTAACCTTATAAATGGACGGGGAATTCTTGAGTCAGACCAGGTATTGTGGACTGATGCTTCAACTAGACCATTCGTACAACGTTTTGCAGGAGTTGCAGGAAACTTCAATGCTGAGTTTGCAAGATCCATGGTTAAGATGAGTAATATTGGCGTTAAGACAggaactcaaggtgaaattagAAGACTTTGTTCAGCAATTAATTGA
- the LOC136220305 gene encoding peroxidase 71-like, translated as MNMGYTLSLFVIVLILICSPEEGQGTRVGFYATTCPRAEAIVRSAVQSQLSSNPEIAPGLLRMHFHDCFVQGCDASVLIDGPNTEKSAVQNSGLNGYDVIDNAKSQLEAACPGIVSCADILALAARDSVVLTSGRTWQVPTGRRDGRISLQSEANTLPGFRTSVADQTKLFTDRGLNTQDLVALVGGHTIGTTSCALFSYRLYNTSTTVSDPSINSAVLPQLQTLCPQGGNGGTRVALDTGSQNRFDSSYFTNLINGRGILESDQVLWTDASTRPFVQRFSGVAGNFNAEFARSMIKMSNIGVKTGAQGEIRRVCSAIN; from the exons atgaatATGGGCTATACATTAAGCTTGTTTGTTATAGTGTTGATCTTGATCTGCAGCCCAGAAGAAGGACAAGGCACTCGTGTTGGCTTCTATGCTACCACGTGTCCTCGAGCAGAAGCCATTGTACGCTCAGCTGTCCAATCTCAGCTGAGTTCTAATCCTGAAATTGCACCTGGTTTATTAAGGATGCATTTCCATGATTGCTTCGTTCAAGGTTGCGATGCTTCTGTCCTAATTGATGGACCCAACACTGAGAAATCAGCCGTCCAAAATAGTGGTTTGAATGGTTACGATGTTATTGATAATGCTAAGTCCCAGCTCGAAGCAGCTTGTCCTGGAATTGTTTCTTGCGCTGATATTCTCGCACTTGCTGCTCGTGATTCTGTTGTTCTC ACAAGCGGACGAACTTGGCAAGTGCCTACTGGACGTAGAGATGGACGAATCTCATTGCAATCTGAAGCTAATACTTTGCCTGGATTCAGAACCTCCGTTGCTGACCAAACCAAATTATTTACGGATAGAGGTCTCAACACTCAAGACCTTGTTGCACTTGTCG GAGGACATACAATTGGAACAACATCATGCGCACTGTTTAGTTACAGATTATACAATACTAGTACAACTGTTTCAGACCCTTCAATTAATTCAGCAGTCCTTCCTCAATTGCAAACACTTTGTCCTCAAGGCGGAAATGGGGGAACTCGGGTGGCATTAGACACTGGTAGCCAAAACAGATTTGATTCTTCATACTTCACAAACCTTATAAATGGACGGGGAATTCTTGAGTCAGACCAGGTATTGTGGACTGATGCTTCAACTAGACCATTCGTACAACGTTTCTCAGGAGTTGCAGGAAACTTCAATGCTGAGTTTGCAAGATCAATGATTAAGATGAGTAATATTGGGGTCAAGACAGGAGCTCAAGGTGAAATTAGAAGAGTTTGTTCGGCAATTAATTGA